The Planococcus donghaensis genome contains a region encoding:
- the katG gene encoding catalase/peroxidase HPI, with the protein MENNEEKRHTAAGEGQCPVTGGHKDSAITTSNKPGKTQNKDWWPNMLNVNILHQHDTKTNPLGEEFDYKTEFEKLDFDALKQDLHKLMTDSQDWWPADYGHYGGLFIRMSWHAAGTYRTADGRGGGSTGNQRFAPLNSWPDNVNLDKARRLLWPIKQKYGNKISWADLLVLTGNVALESMGFKTFGFGAGREDIWAPEEDVYWGNEKEWLEDNRYSGDRELENPLAAVQMGLIYVNPEGPNGKPDPLGSAVDIRETFARMGMNDEETVALIAGGHTFGKAHGAGDPDQVGDDPEAAVMENQGLGWKSSYGSGKGRDTISSGVEGAWTANPTQWDNGYFEQLFEYEWELTKSPAGAYQWTAKDLSEEQMAPDAEDSSIKVKTMMTTADMALRKDPVYEKISRRYYENMDEFADAFARAWFKLLHRDMGPKERYLGPEVPEEELIWQDPVPAAPGTLTADEINELKTKISESGLTIQQMIKTAWASASTYRDSDKRGGANGARIRFAPQRNWAVNEPEELEKVLATYENLKASTGNKVSMADLIVLGGNVAVEQAVKAAGFDLAVPFTQGRGDALEEQTDAESFDVLEPISDGFRNYQKKEYSVSPEELLVDKAQLLGLTAPQMTALLGGMRALDANYQGATEGILTNNAGALTNDFFVTLLDMNIEWTPAEFNKYEGKNRTTGEAVGTATRFDLVFGSNSILRAIAEVYAQDDNKEKFARDFIKAWNKVMNADRFDLKN; encoded by the coding sequence ATGGAAAACAATGAAGAAAAGCGCCACACAGCGGCAGGCGAAGGTCAATGCCCAGTAACAGGTGGTCATAAAGATAGTGCAATTACAACTTCAAACAAGCCAGGAAAAACGCAAAACAAAGACTGGTGGCCAAATATGCTGAATGTGAACATTCTTCACCAGCATGATACAAAGACAAATCCTCTAGGGGAAGAGTTTGATTATAAAACAGAATTCGAAAAATTAGACTTTGATGCTTTAAAACAAGACTTGCATAAGTTAATGACAGATAGCCAAGACTGGTGGCCAGCAGATTATGGTCATTACGGCGGTTTGTTCATTCGTATGTCATGGCATGCTGCAGGTACATATCGTACTGCAGACGGTCGCGGAGGTGGCTCTACCGGAAATCAACGTTTTGCGCCGCTTAACAGCTGGCCAGATAACGTAAACTTAGATAAAGCACGTCGACTGCTTTGGCCGATCAAACAAAAATACGGCAACAAAATTTCATGGGCTGACTTATTAGTGTTAACTGGTAACGTTGCACTTGAGTCAATGGGCTTTAAAACATTTGGCTTTGGAGCAGGACGCGAAGATATTTGGGCACCAGAAGAAGATGTATATTGGGGCAATGAAAAAGAGTGGTTAGAAGACAATCGCTATTCTGGCGATCGCGAGTTAGAAAACCCTCTAGCAGCTGTTCAAATGGGTCTAATTTATGTGAATCCAGAAGGACCAAACGGTAAACCGGATCCGTTAGGCAGTGCTGTAGATATTCGTGAGACATTTGCACGGATGGGTATGAACGATGAAGAAACGGTTGCACTAATTGCAGGTGGGCATACTTTTGGTAAAGCACACGGCGCTGGGGACCCTGATCAAGTAGGGGACGATCCAGAAGCAGCTGTAATGGAAAACCAAGGTCTTGGTTGGAAGAGCTCATACGGCTCAGGAAAAGGCCGCGATACCATCTCAAGTGGTGTTGAAGGAGCTTGGACTGCCAACCCAACGCAATGGGATAATGGTTACTTTGAGCAATTATTCGAATACGAGTGGGAATTGACTAAATCTCCTGCCGGCGCTTATCAATGGACAGCAAAAGATTTGTCTGAAGAGCAAATGGCCCCGGATGCAGAAGATTCTTCTATCAAAGTGAAAACAATGATGACAACTGCAGATATGGCACTTCGTAAAGATCCTGTTTACGAAAAAATTTCGCGTCGTTACTATGAAAACATGGATGAATTTGCCGATGCATTTGCACGTGCTTGGTTCAAACTTCTTCATCGCGATATGGGACCTAAAGAGCGTTACTTAGGACCAGAAGTACCAGAAGAAGAATTGATTTGGCAAGATCCAGTTCCAGCAGCACCAGGTACATTAACAGCTGACGAAATCAATGAGCTAAAAACAAAGATTTCGGAAAGTGGCTTAACTATCCAGCAAATGATTAAAACCGCTTGGGCATCTGCTAGCACATACCGCGATTCAGATAAACGTGGTGGGGCAAACGGAGCGCGCATTCGCTTCGCACCTCAACGCAACTGGGCTGTTAACGAACCAGAAGAGTTGGAGAAAGTACTAGCGACTTACGAAAACCTTAAAGCTAGCACTGGAAACAAAGTGTCGATGGCTGATTTAATCGTACTAGGAGGAAATGTTGCAGTTGAACAAGCTGTTAAAGCTGCTGGCTTTGACTTAGCTGTGCCATTTACTCAAGGCCGTGGAGATGCACTCGAAGAACAAACAGATGCAGAAAGCTTTGACGTATTAGAACCAATTTCAGACGGCTTCAGAAATTACCAGAAAAAAGAGTACTCAGTTAGCCCAGAAGAATTGCTTGTTGATAAAGCACAATTACTTGGTTTGACTGCACCACAAATGACAGCTTTACTTGGGGGGATGCGTGCATTAGACGCAAATTACCAAGGCGCAACAGAAGGAATTCTGACAAATAATGCGGGTGCATTAACAAATGACTTCTTTGTTACGTTACTGGACATGAATATTGAGTGGACACCAGCTGAGTTTAACAAATACGAAGGGAAAAACCGTACAACTGGAGAAGCAGTTGGTACAGCTACACGTTTTGACTTAGTATTTGGCTCAAACTCAATTCTTCGTGCAATTGCCGAAGTATATGCACAGGATGACAACAAAGAAAAATTCGCTCGTGACTTTATCAAAGCTTGGAACAAAGTGATGAATGCCGATCGTTTTGACTTGAAAAACTAA
- a CDS encoding NADH:flavin oxidoreductase, whose protein sequence is MTNNQFQTLFSKIKTGNVTLDSRAGLAPMTRTSATETGLATEDMAQYYANFAKGGFSLIITEGTYTDKLYSQGYLNQPGIATTEQTDAWKPVVQAVQEQGSKIFLQLMHAGALSQGNRFKKNTIAPSAVKPKGEQLAFYGGSGEFSMPTEMTKEDISQLIESFVKSAKNAKEAGFDGVEIHGANGYILDQFLTDYTNLRTDEYGGPTENRLRLIIEVIEAVRDAVGSDFPVGIRIAQAKVNDANHKWVNGIDDAKLIFSQIGQAGVDYIHTSEPNATESAFSESPSTLVELAKKYGNTVAIANGALENPQLVEALLSKGKADLITIGKGALANQDWPNKILSGQELEAFDFQKILLPKATLKEFEINQN, encoded by the coding sequence TTGACCAACAACCAATTTCAAACATTATTTTCTAAAATAAAAACAGGAAATGTTACATTAGATAGTCGGGCTGGGCTTGCACCTATGACAAGAACAAGTGCGACTGAAACTGGATTAGCAACTGAAGATATGGCTCAGTATTATGCTAATTTTGCTAAAGGTGGATTTAGCCTAATCATTACCGAAGGTACTTACACTGATAAGCTTTACAGCCAAGGCTATTTAAACCAACCTGGAATTGCAACCACTGAACAAACTGACGCATGGAAACCTGTTGTTCAAGCAGTTCAAGAACAAGGGTCGAAAATATTTCTACAACTAATGCATGCAGGGGCACTTTCACAAGGAAATCGATTTAAAAAAAATACAATCGCACCTTCTGCCGTTAAACCAAAAGGAGAACAATTGGCATTTTACGGTGGTTCCGGTGAGTTTTCGATGCCTACAGAAATGACAAAAGAAGATATTTCTCAACTTATAGAAAGCTTTGTTAAGTCTGCTAAAAATGCAAAAGAAGCTGGCTTTGATGGTGTTGAAATTCATGGAGCAAATGGATATATTTTGGATCAATTTTTAACTGACTATACAAATCTTAGAACCGACGAATATGGTGGTCCCACAGAAAACCGCTTACGTTTAATCATAGAAGTTATTGAAGCCGTACGCGATGCTGTAGGAAGTGATTTCCCAGTAGGTATTCGCATTGCTCAAGCTAAAGTAAATGACGCTAATCATAAATGGGTAAATGGAATTGACGATGCTAAACTCATTTTCAGCCAAATCGGGCAAGCTGGAGTCGACTATATTCATACATCTGAACCAAATGCGACTGAGTCTGCATTTTCTGAATCTCCTTCAACATTAGTCGAACTTGCTAAGAAATATGGAAATACAGTGGCAATTGCAAACGGGGCTTTAGAAAATCCTCAACTCGTTGAAGCATTGCTTAGTAAAGGCAAAGCAGATCTTATCACCATTGGAAAAGGGGCTCTTGCCAATCAAGATTGGCCTAATAAAATATTATCAGGCCAAGAATTAGAGGCATTTGACTTCCAAAAAATTCTTCTTCCAAAAGCTACTTTAAAAGAATTTGAAATCAATCAAAACTAA
- a CDS encoding NADP-dependent oxidoreductase has product MKAIVIDQYGEKNVLTEREVEKPSIQENQVLVEIHATSINPIDWKVRAGYLKDMLPFEFPIILGWDAAGVIVEKGSNVTNFEIGERVFTRPATTNQGTYAEYVPVDENLLAKMPASMSFEEAAAIPLAGLTAWQCLVDFGGVKKDDKVLIHAGAGGVGNFAIQIAKSLGAYVTTTASEKNEEFVTSLGADRVINYKTEEFSEMLEDYDFVLDSMGGEVQSNSYKVLKPKGKLVSIAQPPNEEEAKQYDVEAAFLWLDPKGDQLQKLADMYEAGELKSIVGETFEFTEEFMQDAHALSETHHARGKIVITLK; this is encoded by the coding sequence ATGAAAGCAATCGTTATTGATCAATATGGAGAAAAAAATGTTTTAACCGAACGAGAAGTCGAAAAACCATCAATTCAAGAAAACCAAGTGCTTGTTGAAATACACGCAACATCTATCAATCCAATCGACTGGAAAGTACGTGCGGGATACCTTAAAGACATGCTACCATTTGAATTTCCAATCATCCTTGGATGGGACGCTGCAGGTGTTATCGTAGAAAAAGGAAGCAATGTAACAAACTTCGAGATCGGGGAACGTGTTTTCACTAGACCCGCAACGACAAACCAAGGAACATACGCTGAATATGTACCTGTAGATGAGAACTTACTTGCTAAAATGCCAGCTTCTATGAGTTTTGAAGAAGCTGCTGCAATTCCGTTAGCTGGATTAACTGCTTGGCAATGTTTAGTTGATTTTGGTGGCGTGAAAAAAGACGATAAAGTTCTTATTCATGCAGGAGCAGGTGGCGTTGGTAATTTTGCAATCCAAATCGCTAAATCTTTAGGTGCGTACGTGACAACAACAGCCAGTGAAAAAAATGAAGAGTTTGTAACATCACTAGGTGCAGACCGTGTCATTAATTACAAAACAGAAGAGTTCAGCGAAATGCTTGAGGATTACGATTTCGTCTTAGATTCAATGGGCGGAGAAGTTCAATCTAATAGCTACAAAGTATTAAAACCAAAAGGCAAACTTGTTTCAATTGCACAACCACCTAACGAAGAAGAAGCAAAGCAATATGACGTAGAAGCCGCTTTCTTATGGCTTGATCCAAAAGGCGATCAATTGCAAAAACTGGCGGATATGTATGAAGCCGGTGAACTAAAATCAATTGTTGGAGAAACGTTCGAGTTTACTGAAGAATTTATGCAGGATGCACATGCGTTGAGCGAAACACACCATGCTCGCGGAAAAATTGTTATCACATTAAAATAA
- a CDS encoding EAL domain-containing protein, with product MFNEKTSKRRLMLLSVVICIVPVLILYFINEKKFEELSLAELETENNQVANLVDKELAKMRQTVLLLANNPAWEKYYTEPERKEYWREQQVKAFQYVKEQIPETDEACFLDDTHNGEEVVRVDEEIAHSHDLSPSEKQQPFYQAAMAVNRGEVYQSMPYVSADSRRWVFGNVTPLVIQENGPYKGKKVGLIHYEVNLSYLSNELIDSDNNEFEAFVINNNGDLIASSTQEKKDSIAATVENAANLSEEEFGEFQGEVTLPHVNELTGNTELWDQISQTIKGTHVIQKDGKDYFVAYENVKFSDDMDWVVGLIKPVPRNAFLSFSNVVMYVTFLILLLFIVGAWGIINKIFNEINGYQKDLTKQAHYDALTELPNRVLFQKKVDHLIDSIKNEKNQQAFAVLFIDLDRFKIINDTMGHSTGDSLLKEVASRLTNCVPETTIVSRFGGDEFTVLLSNIKNKVVVHDMAKEINETILQPFFLKNNEYYISTSIGISMYPIDGSNSELLIKNADIAMYKAKESGKSNYVFYQNEFNHQPVRRLQLENNIRKALELEEFQVYYQPKIKMPSEEIGGMEALIRWFHPELGTISPSEFIPLAEETGLINPIGKWVLRQACMQNKKWQDEGLPPVVMAINISAYQFHYGSLVQTVTEILKETGLEGKWLELELTESLLINNEEYVLKSIENLKKLGIKVSIDDFGTGYSSLSYLKRFPIDTIKIDRSFIKDILEKKEMKSITRAIITMGHGLGCQLVAEGVETEEQKELLTTYGVDQIQGYYYSAAVSKEHATAMIRNNRFFQLEDKIKRA from the coding sequence ATGTTTAACGAAAAGACATCAAAACGTAGATTAATGCTCTTATCTGTAGTCATATGCATCGTACCTGTATTAATTTTATATTTTATTAATGAGAAAAAATTTGAAGAACTATCTTTGGCAGAGTTAGAAACAGAAAATAACCAAGTGGCAAATTTGGTGGATAAAGAATTAGCGAAAATGCGTCAAACGGTGTTGTTGTTGGCTAATAACCCGGCATGGGAAAAGTACTATACAGAGCCAGAACGAAAAGAGTACTGGAGAGAACAGCAAGTAAAAGCATTCCAATATGTTAAAGAACAAATTCCTGAAACTGATGAAGCGTGTTTTTTAGATGACACACATAACGGAGAAGAAGTTGTTCGAGTAGATGAAGAAATTGCTCATAGCCATGATCTTTCTCCTTCCGAAAAACAACAACCATTTTATCAAGCGGCGATGGCGGTAAATCGTGGAGAAGTATACCAATCTATGCCTTATGTGTCAGCCGATAGTAGACGTTGGGTTTTTGGAAACGTAACCCCTTTGGTGATACAAGAAAATGGTCCTTATAAAGGAAAAAAAGTAGGACTGATTCATTACGAAGTTAACTTATCGTATTTATCAAATGAATTAATCGATAGTGATAATAATGAATTTGAAGCTTTTGTAATTAATAATAATGGTGACTTAATCGCTAGCAGTACTCAAGAGAAGAAAGATTCTATTGCCGCAACAGTAGAGAATGCAGCTAATCTTTCAGAAGAAGAGTTTGGAGAATTCCAAGGAGAGGTAACACTCCCGCATGTAAATGAATTGACTGGAAACACAGAATTATGGGACCAAATTAGTCAAACGATAAAAGGGACTCACGTGATTCAAAAAGACGGAAAAGACTATTTTGTAGCGTATGAAAATGTGAAATTTAGTGATGATATGGATTGGGTAGTAGGATTGATAAAACCAGTTCCCCGTAATGCCTTTTTATCATTTTCTAATGTGGTTATGTATGTCACGTTTCTTATTTTGCTCTTATTTATAGTAGGTGCGTGGGGAATTATCAATAAAATATTTAATGAAATTAATGGATATCAAAAAGACCTCACAAAACAAGCTCATTACGATGCATTAACCGAGCTTCCAAATCGGGTTTTGTTTCAAAAGAAAGTCGATCACCTCATAGACTCTATTAAGAATGAGAAAAATCAGCAAGCGTTTGCGGTGTTATTTATTGATTTGGATCGTTTCAAAATAATTAACGATACAATGGGGCATTCTACTGGTGATTCTTTGCTTAAGGAAGTTGCAAGTCGCTTAACGAATTGTGTACCGGAAACTACAATTGTTTCCCGGTTTGGGGGAGATGAATTTACGGTTCTACTTAGTAATATAAAAAACAAAGTAGTAGTACACGATATGGCAAAAGAAATAAATGAAACCATTTTACAGCCATTTTTCTTGAAAAACAATGAGTATTACATTAGTACAAGTATTGGTATAAGCATGTATCCAATAGATGGAAGCAACAGTGAACTATTGATCAAAAATGCGGATATCGCCATGTACAAAGCAAAAGAGTCCGGCAAATCAAATTATGTCTTTTATCAAAATGAATTTAATCATCAACCTGTCAGAAGGTTACAATTGGAAAATAATATACGCAAAGCGTTAGAGTTAGAAGAGTTTCAAGTATATTATCAACCAAAAATAAAAATGCCCTCAGAAGAAATTGGAGGAATGGAAGCGTTGATTCGCTGGTTCCACCCCGAATTAGGAACAATATCGCCTAGTGAATTTATCCCGCTCGCAGAAGAAACCGGATTGATCAATCCAATTGGTAAATGGGTGTTACGCCAAGCGTGTATGCAAAATAAGAAATGGCAAGATGAAGGGCTTCCGCCTGTGGTAATGGCGATCAACATCTCGGCTTATCAATTTCATTATGGAAGTCTAGTTCAAACAGTTACTGAAATTTTAAAAGAAACAGGTTTAGAGGGCAAATGGTTGGAGTTAGAGTTGACAGAAAGTCTGCTCATTAATAACGAAGAATATGTATTAAAGTCGATTGAAAATTTAAAGAAGCTAGGCATTAAAGTTTCGATTGATGATTTTGGAACAGGCTATTCCTCTTTAAGTTACTTAAAACGATTTCCTATCGATACCATCAAAATTGATCGTTCATTCATTAAAGATATCCTAGAGAAAAAAGAAATGAAGAGCATCACAAGAGCCATTATTACAATGGGACATGGTTTGGGGTGCCAACTCGTAGCAGAGGGCGTCGAAACAGAAGAACAAAAAGAGTTGCTGACTACTTATGGAGTCGATCAAATTCAAGGCTATTATTATAGTGCAGCTGTTTCTAAAGAGCATGCCACTGCAATGATCCGAAATAATCGTTTTTTTCAACTAGAGGATAAGATTAAAAGAGCGTGA
- a CDS encoding EAL domain-containing protein has translation MDYFLLNDYMLSIVVASIAAFIGVSIIMKIDFIDKNKNKVRITSFVAGFVIYFAYLNTYFTGAMTPIKLLLIVSIILFCSFSVYSAISTICYKEVTFQRLLIGSIIFAFCISLVNYIDLRKIMIENNLDMNLLLFISANILLLGNAIATFRFIRQLRKIEKIHVKWIVYGSVAIGLAFASIRYTLFSSITLFSNFDLFNNHDIEIYDWLYFNNTLLPLTINIFGLVFLELFPSFISELYSEKQKELIYKNKHQYEALFENQAIAIFSVDDKGEINKVNEATKEMTGFLPEELEEYSSFSKLIHEHQRAEFLSFLKIAFSGDSQMFETKLLTKFDNHIDVQITLVPNFLDEELTHINVFVKDITEIAEAREKMHHMAYHDSLTLLPNRRFFVEELDRKITYSTAFSQMAVCFLDLDRFKLVNDILGHQIGDQLLQVLADRFRSLVDKDVVISRLGGDEFTFLFPDVSDDEVFQKQLEDILLQIQTPFLLGSQNQELYITGSIGIALYPQDSRIGEDLMKFADAAMYSAKEKGKNMYEFYHNYLKEKNPKQLSLEADVRKAVKEKQFEIFYQPQIDYASGKMFGVEALLRWNHPKEGLIKPDDFIAIVEDSELIIELGEWALRESSKQVKSWQEQGCEELYLSVNVSIKQFFHHNFIGTIKEIFKETGYNFERLDLEITESLAIKDVEYAKDIFDKLRHLGISISMDDFGTGYSSLNHLKNFSIDRLKIDGSLVRDIEHDEKARTIIDTIIVMARNLKLLSLAEQVETVEQEEYLKSIGCNEVQGYLYSEPLTADDMSEFLACNYNSRLLNKVNA, from the coding sequence ATGGATTATTTTTTACTTAATGATTACATGCTGTCAATTGTGGTAGCCAGTATAGCTGCCTTTATAGGCGTTAGTATTATCATGAAAATCGATTTTATAGATAAAAACAAAAATAAGGTGCGTATCACTTCTTTTGTGGCAGGATTTGTCATCTACTTTGCTTATTTAAATACATATTTCACCGGTGCTATGACCCCGATTAAATTATTACTAATTGTCTCAATCATTCTCTTTTGTTCTTTTTCTGTTTATTCAGCGATCAGTACCATTTGTTATAAAGAAGTTACATTTCAGCGATTGTTAATCGGTTCCATTATTTTTGCTTTTTGTATTAGTTTAGTCAATTACATTGACCTTAGAAAAATAATGATCGAGAATAATCTAGACATGAATCTTCTATTATTTATCAGTGCGAATATTTTGCTGTTAGGAAATGCGATAGCAACTTTTCGGTTTATTCGACAGTTACGAAAAATAGAAAAAATACATGTTAAGTGGATTGTTTATGGTAGTGTGGCGATTGGACTTGCCTTTGCAAGTATTCGGTACACGCTGTTTTCGAGCATTACGTTATTTTCCAACTTTGATTTATTTAATAATCATGACATCGAAATTTATGACTGGCTGTATTTTAATAACACTTTGTTGCCATTAACCATTAATATATTTGGGTTAGTGTTTTTAGAGTTGTTTCCAAGTTTTATTTCGGAACTGTATAGCGAGAAACAAAAAGAACTTATTTATAAAAATAAGCATCAATATGAAGCCCTCTTTGAAAACCAAGCGATTGCGATATTTTCAGTAGATGATAAAGGTGAAATCAATAAAGTAAACGAGGCTACAAAAGAAATGACGGGCTTTCTTCCAGAGGAATTAGAAGAATATTCTTCATTTAGTAAACTGATTCATGAACATCAACGAGCTGAATTTTTAAGTTTTTTGAAAATCGCGTTTAGTGGTGATTCTCAAATGTTTGAAACAAAGTTGCTTACTAAGTTTGACAATCATATTGATGTGCAAATTACATTAGTCCCGAACTTTTTAGATGAAGAACTGACACACATAAATGTATTTGTAAAAGACATAACGGAAATTGCAGAAGCCAGAGAAAAGATGCATCATATGGCCTATCACGATTCGCTAACGCTTCTACCGAATAGACGATTTTTTGTGGAAGAGCTAGACCGTAAAATTACTTATTCAACGGCCTTCTCACAAATGGCTGTCTGCTTTTTAGATTTGGATCGCTTTAAATTAGTGAATGATATTTTAGGACATCAAATAGGAGACCAATTGCTTCAAGTATTAGCCGATCGTTTCCGGTCTTTAGTAGATAAAGACGTAGTCATTTCAAGGTTAGGTGGAGATGAATTTACTTTTCTCTTTCCCGATGTCTCAGACGATGAAGTTTTCCAAAAGCAGTTAGAGGATATTTTGCTTCAAATACAAACGCCTTTCCTTTTAGGAAGTCAAAATCAGGAACTTTACATAACAGGAAGCATTGGAATCGCTTTGTATCCTCAAGATAGTCGAATTGGAGAAGACTTGATGAAGTTCGCGGATGCGGCTATGTATAGCGCTAAAGAAAAAGGGAAAAATATGTACGAGTTTTATCATAATTATTTAAAAGAGAAAAACCCAAAACAGCTATCATTAGAAGCCGATGTAAGAAAAGCAGTCAAAGAAAAACAATTTGAGATTTTTTATCAACCGCAAATAGATTACGCAAGTGGAAAAATGTTTGGTGTAGAAGCTTTACTGAGGTGGAATCATCCGAAAGAAGGGTTGATAAAGCCGGATGACTTTATCGCGATAGTCGAAGACAGTGAGTTAATCATTGAACTAGGCGAATGGGCGTTAAGGGAATCTAGCAAGCAAGTGAAAAGTTGGCAAGAACAAGGATGCGAAGAGTTGTATTTAAGTGTGAACGTATCGATTAAACAATTTTTCCATCACAACTTTATTGGAACGATTAAAGAAATTTTCAAAGAAACTGGTTATAATTTCGAGCGGTTGGACTTGGAAATTACAGAAAGCTTGGCAATTAAAGATGTAGAATATGCTAAAGACATTTTTGATAAGTTGAGACATCTTGGCATTTCAATTAGCATGGACGATTTTGGTACAGGCTATAGCTCTTTGAATCATTTGAAGAACTTTTCAATCGATCGCTTGAAGATTGACGGCTCTCTTGTACGAGATATTGAACATGACGAAAAGGCAAGAACGATTATTGATACCATTATCGTTATGGCAAGAAATTTAAAATTACTGTCCCTAGCAGAACAAGTCGAAACAGTAGAACAAGAAGAATATTTAAAATCAATTGGCTGTAACGAAGTGCAAGGCTATTTATACTCAGAGCCCCTAACTGCAGATGATATGAGTGAGTTTTTAGCCTGTAATTACAATTCAAGGTTATTAAATAAAGTAAATGCTTAA
- a CDS encoding TetR/AcrR family transcriptional regulator: protein MMTSKKEEIIYKASLLIHSLGYTNTKLSDILTSSGIGKGQFYHYFTSKQDLADAVVEYLIGNMKHDIFDEILDRPIAPKLRLNQMLDKLCAMQFENQAQSGCALGNLAIEISENEPILRDKVASFFKQWEEKIQRALDELQQQRQLDTNLDTAKYSQAMIAMIEGAILLMKNKQDIQVLYDITDVIRTEYNLNEE from the coding sequence ATGATGACATCTAAGAAAGAAGAAATTATTTATAAAGCTTCGTTACTTATCCATTCTCTTGGCTATACAAATACGAAGTTAAGTGATATTTTAACTTCGAGTGGGATTGGAAAAGGACAATTTTATCATTATTTTACTTCCAAACAAGATCTTGCTGATGCCGTTGTAGAATATTTAATCGGTAATATGAAACATGACATTTTCGACGAAATTTTGGATCGACCAATTGCTCCGAAATTGAGATTAAATCAAATGTTAGATAAGTTGTGCGCTATGCAATTTGAAAATCAAGCTCAAAGTGGTTGTGCCTTGGGAAATTTAGCAATTGAAATTAGTGAAAACGAACCGATACTTAGAGATAAAGTTGCTTCTTTTTTTAAACAGTGGGAAGAGAAAATCCAACGAGCTTTAGATGAATTACAACAACAAAGACAGTTGGATACGAATTTGGATACAGCAAAATATTCACAGGCGATGATTGCCATGATTGAAGGAGCTATTTTGCTTATGAAAAATAAACAAGATATTCAAGTCCTATATGACATTACTGATGTTATTCGCACTGAGTACAATTTAAACGAAGAATAG